Below is a genomic region from Carassius carassius chromosome 50, fCarCar2.1, whole genome shotgun sequence.
CGTTCCTTATGCGCTCAAACTGGTCCAGGATGATGGTGGAAAACACTGGACCTGGTCCTTCCTGGGATTCTAGCAGGCCTCCCACAAAAAGCTCAAGTCTGGAGGTATCATTCTCATACAACTCTACAAGCTCCCTTAATAACTAAATCAAAGAAACAGTTGAACATTACAAACTAGATTTTTGCAATATCTGAACAATAAGAGGTTGGGTGATTCTGGATATTGTTATTGAGAGATTCTTGCTGATGGCTGTAGCAGCACCTGTGTGTTATACAGTTTAGGGTTGATCTCGTCCCAGCTGTTGACAGGCAGCATGTTGAGGCTCTCTCTGATCTGGTTATAACTGGGCAGCCCAAAATCACGCCCCCTCTGGATGGTCAAAGCAGCTGCATCAGAGCGCGAGAACCGCAAGGGGCCGTACATGTAGTCTAATGGAAAAAAGGAATGGAGAAGATGTGTTAAACAGCAGATGTTCTTATTGTCATTAAATGAACTGAAAGAAAAAGCAACCTCTCAAATCCTCCACAATAACGTTGTCCTCTCGCTCAGCGATCTGAGAAGCCATGCCCATTATTAGCTCATCTACATCCTGACTGGACTTCAGGTTTGGAttctaaaacatttatataatttgattaaattaaaatagtttCTACATTTcattatgtgtctgtgtgtgtgtgtttgtgtgtgtatacatatatataataaagacaTTCTTGGGACAAAAACAGTCAAAATTATAGTTAAGCCACCATGtttgaaatgtaataataatcCAAAAAACCTCTGTCTATCATGACTCACATTTCGGTTCCAGAAGGTGTTGCATAAACGCAGGGCAGGAGATTTACTTGCGTCGCTGTTCATAGCACTTTTGTAGTGACATGTCCTGTTTCTGAATCCCCAAAATCACATTTCAACACAATTTTAGATACAATAGAGGAATTTATACGTACACTACCATTtgaaagtttgggatcagttatatatatgtacaatacTGTCCAAAAGTCTTAGGCTACTAGTATTATActagactcaatccagaagaactgtggcaatgtctccaaaacacAAGAAACCtccctgcaaagctacctgaaaaataatgcacaagtGCTTCTAggacaaacgtttttttttaacgCATAGTGTGGTCATGTTGATTTAATATAGTTAAGTTAATAGAAAttcattaataaaatctatttatatgattattttttgATGGCATCCCCACTccacagcatttttacacaaatgcctaaaactttgcacagtactgtagatTTGCAGGATTCTTGAAGCGTTTTGGAGACATGGCCACAGTTCTTCTgaattgagtctgtctcagtttgttctgtttcttcatgttattccagacagactgatgatgatgagatcagatctctgtgtggagcactggctgctgtcagactccttgtgcaaacaaaaatctcactggattattacatttaatggtaaaagtaatgtttggaaatgtaaactgatatttcctactgacacactaaagcaaaacatagaaatatacagtacagaccaaaagtttggccacaccttctcattcaaagagttttctttattttcaaggagagtgatggggtgctgggccagatgacctggcctccacagtcaccagacctgaacccaatcgagatggtttaggggtgagctggactgcagacagaaggcaaaagggccaacaagtgctaagcatctctcggggaactccttcaagactgttggaagaccatttcaggtgactacctcttgaagctcatcaagagaatgccaagagtgtgcaaagcagtaatcaaagcaaaaggtggctactttgaagaacctagaatatgacatattttcagttgtttcacacttttttgttatgtatataattccatatataattccacatgtgttaattcatagttttgatgccttcagtgtgaatctacaattttcatagtcatgaaaataaagaaaactctttgaatgagaaggtgtgtccaaacttttggtctgtactgtatatatatatatatatatatatatacacacacacacacacacaaacatgttacTATATATATTAACAGAAAGTCGTTAGTGTTAATGTTACAATGTCAACATGTTACATGTACAACGTTAATGTCATGGGATTTCTAAGttttacaaaagtgatttgaGCAGTGTACCTTTTATATACACCAGGTGGTGCAAGAGTCAGTCCAAACCTCACAGCAGCAGCTTCAAACTCAGCAGAGATCCCAGGATCAACATATTTCTGATAACCTGCAAAAAAGACGGTGCTGTGTGATTCAGCTCATTTTTTATATTCCATTATCAGCTCATATTTTCACTAACCACTGTTAAGCCTACAGTACTGCCCTCAGCAGAAAGGACATACAGTACTTGGCAACCTGCAATCACGTACGTAGACGCCAACGACATGCTGTCAACTGCAAAGCCAACTGCATTTTACACAAGCCATGAGAGAGATTTTAACAGACCACAGATTAGTCTCGTGTAGCCAAATGTTTGACCCGCAGCATAAAGTCTGCTCACAGCTGCATATAATCGTCCACCTAAACAGGAAGAGACCATCTGACCCACATAAATCATTTTGTTCAATATATCACAATAATAgacaaataattttatatttgtttattatcaTTAAGTATTTTACTATGTATGTCACCtaaaattttattgtaaatttgcatctcaaacgtaaaaaaaaaaaattactattttgatttatttagattttttaaagaagtaatttattacttaaaagttaaaagtaaaaGAAGTTGAAACCTGTATCAAAATGCAATTGGTTATATtaatagaaattataaatatcaaataattattattattaataagcgCGAACATGCATATGAGTGGAAGTGAATGAAAATCTGATTGTAGTGTGACCTTCAGACGGTCAGAGAGCGGACTGTGGTCAGTGGGTGTGCCGCCTGAGACAAACCACAGATTACAGGAGCATGTCCacattcaaaacacacacacgcacgcacgcacacacacacacacacacacacacacacacagtttcacctGGATAGGAAGTCACTGGAGTTCCCAGATAGGCCGGCAGCCACTCATAGAATGCTATATTCTGAGGAAAGATCCATCATCAAATCAGAAATAAGACTGATCtatcattatatttttcaaaGTGTTCAAAGGAGATTCTAATGGAAGGAAAACTGCCCCGTTTCATGAAGTGAGTCAGTAATAGAGCACTATCTGCTTTACCTGAAATGTGGCAATAACCCTTTTTCGGGCATTTTGGAAAAGCTCTTCATCTGACCAAGAGGGGTGTTCCTCGTGCAGTTTGGAGGCCAGGTAATTGTGGTAACGAAACCAAATAATTCCCTCAGTGACCGTAAAGATGTTCTCATTGGCCCAGGCATTCCCAAACTCTGAGAACACAAAACCCGCAGCTGAAAACAATGTAACAATGTACtaatgtactttatttttttttatacaagtactaaaataatgcaaaatgaaaaatcaCTCTGTTCTGTATCATGTACTTTTGTACTTTATTACTTAATGTTTTGCCATCTGTGGAGCCATTTACAAGAGGAAGATAGATTgaagattattttaaaacaatgatGGTCTATTGGTGTCACATATGAGCATTTTAGCAAACACATGCTCATGCAAAAGGATTGAGGAAAAAGGAATTATTGCAACAATAACACTctgatgtttatttaattatgcatttaatcactaattaattcattcatttttatttgtttttgagcatttcttttttatttttattatttaaattttgatttatttatttatatagccattTATGTATTGTTCAGTCACAAAATTCCTTGATTAGCCATGTAACTACTGATCATGtggtcataaataaataaatgtactataACTTAAAGTATCACTCCATATGTTACCGTAGAGCTCCTGTGAGCCAGGGCTGGTGCTTGGGTCCGGCGCGCTCCACATGAGGTAACCGCTGCTGCTGCGCCGGGGCATGTCCTGTGAGGCACCTGACGCCAGCAGTCCTTTGGAAAACGTTCTCAAGGCATCGCACCATGAGCTGGACGATCCATAGATGGAGCTGCCATCCATCCATGCTGTCACGTGATTCACCTGAAATTAATTTGGGTAGATCAAAAACTAAGCAGGTCTATTATAAATCCCATACAGTCTACAGTGGCTACATACGCACCTGTGTGCGAGGACTGTTAGGACTTTTGCCCGTGCTCAGATCCCACTCTGCTCTCTGGAACTGAAGCAGGACCGGTTGTGAAGAGTTGGAGCCAAAGACAGGATCTTCTTTTTGGACTTTAATATGCATGAACTCAGGTGGGCAACCAGGTCTTCGTGATTCTGAGATCTCAGACCACACATGGTAACCTAGTGTGATAATAAAGAGTTGCCATCATAAGGAATCAAATTCTCCTTGATCCGTTATTAAAATAAGTCACTATTAGGAAAACATCTACTGAAATCCTTGAACTTAAAAGGGTTTAAAATTCTTAATAGAATAACAGTGAGTAGGACTGAACCATCTGAAAGAGTTCACAGCTTGGGCagcaaaactcactttcagacaCCTGACAGTAACTCCAATTTGGAATGAACCAAAATACCGGCAAATTTGATCCTATGATGCTGGTTTTGCCAACTCATTCAGCACTACTCATAACAGTCACTGAACTGAGGAAACAAATACAACCTTAAACTGAAACCAACTGTCCGAAAGAATCTGTTtgcttaaaataatacaattttcccATTTGCCTGAGACTGTGGATTACCTCTAATGTTGTAAATAACatttagtttcttgcacagatcaatcgtttcgcttcataagacctcaatatctCATCAGGAGCCActggtattaattttgtgttcCCTGATTTGCGTTGTAATAatggccttctgaagtgaattgatgcatttgtgtaggaatatatccatatttaaaacttaagaATCAGTCATCTCTAGCTTCTGCCAACTATCGTAATTGAAAATTACAAAAAtcgtaaatttgtatttttattgggtgaactatcactttaaggtaAACTACACTCAATAAGCCTTTTCtggacatttatttaaatgatgtgaCACTATTATTTCAGGGCTGGCTCTTCAATCAACAGGTTACACCTTGTTTAAATGAAAGCATCACTCACCGAAGGCCACAGAGAGAACGCTTCTGTTCCTGTAGGACATGAGACCAGATTGGCCACTCATCGCTATGTTGCTTATCTGGCGGGGGTTTGGCAGGTGCGGTTCCTGTCGGGGCAGATAAACGCCATCTGTGTACTGCGCCGGAAGGAGTCGGACCAGTGCTGCATCTGTAGGGACAATATCCTGATGTtcccttcttcttctttttttttaaacataaaagaaGTATGAATTCACTCACCTGCAGCCCCTCGATCGTGATCTGCCAAATTATTGTACCAACCATCATACCTTTGAACTTCCCAGGTAATGGCAGAATTGGCACCTGTTTGGTTCAAGATCAAAGGAACTTTGGCAACACTATAATAAATAAGTGTGAATCCTCATATAATGTTAGTAAATGATGAATTCATTTATTCCATGCACATTTCAGCTGTGCTTAAAATATACTTAAGATTTATCTAGGATTCAAAATCCAACTTACATCCTAAAAtgtccctcaaaaaaaaaaaaaaaaaaaaaaaaaatcaatacaagaACAGTtaagatgaaaaaataaataaatattcaagattaaagaaaaaaaaaaagctattttgtgTCAATGAGACTTTTTGCcactacttttttatattttgaataacctTGACTGAAGTAGTTTATTGAAACGCTTCACAGTAATTTTCATGAATAACAAGAACTCATATTAGCATGTTACATTAACACATTTAGTGAATAGTGTAGGCTATATTGAGTATTCAAACAGCTGGAAATTCATGTGTTTTCATATATGTACATAGTGAGGatcaaaagtctgagaccactaaaaaaatactgtaatttctctaattaaaactgcattaaaaaaaattgagaggacagttacactgaaaataataaaaattataataaagttaTGCACATTGgttcacatttattaaaaataatttttataatttcaaaatgaTAGCtagatattataataataataacttccacaagaaaatactattttagtctttttACTTGAAAATTTCACATTAAATGCAATGCTACTTGTAATTTCTTTGTAactgcaatttctgagtgaaaatggtttctatttcactattttttttcgTGTAGAAAGATCAGAAAGACAGACTTTACTCACCAGTAGCTTGACAGAGAACAGACAGTGCAGTTAAAGTCTTCAAGAGTAGCTCACACAAACCCATTCTTGCAGACCAATGAAGCACTTCACCTGAACTACAGAAAATTGCCGTGTGTTCAAGCAGACACAACCTTCCTTTAAGACTGACAAATCCGGGACTTTAGAGCAAACATTAAGCCAATTAAAGTGAAAATACAGTCACGCCTGTCTAGAGAATAGCAGAACTCACCTGTCTGTCCGCGAATAGACCAGAAGGCAGCGAAAATCAAAGGAAGAGTCCGACCCACATCCACACCTGCCTGTTTCACATTGGGTTTATGTTGAAGGGCTGGTCTTGAGCGGTTGACACCTCTCTTTGGGAATACCAATCAATGCAAATCAAAGCTTTTATTAGGAAGTGCGATCGTTTAAAAGATGAGCGCCGAGAGGATCATCCTATTTCCAGGACACATATTTCCCCGTGTTGTTTCGCGGCTCTCGTTGCGTCCACAGGTGAGTTGCAATGCGGCATTGTCCGTGGGTATTGATTTCCAAATGTCTATCAAGTAACATCCAGTTCTGTCAGACTATGAAGGAAGATCCGATGTCCTTTGATGTACGGTTATCAAAGTATCCTCATTCACGTTAACAATCACCTGAAGGTGCGCTTACCTGGACCGGTTACCTGAGCGGGATCATTTGCATTATAACGGACTGCTGTATGAGTGGCGTTTTCCAGCTAAAGCTAGAGCGCGAATTTCACTTGGCGATATATCGTCAAAAATCGTCTCGAGTAGGGGTACTTCAAAGGTATATCGGCCCTCCTGAAAGTCACTGTATAATTCGCACATTAGACTGTAATCTGCAATCTTCAGGTAACTGAGCCTCTGGCCGACACTGTCCTGCTTTCAGCTTTAGTTCTCGCCTGTGAAGGGAAGATGACTTTCTTCGATGGCATTTACCCGTTTTACTCTCTACAAAGGAGTCCGTTCATCGTCGACATCAGCCTGCTGGTCGTGATCCTGGTTTTCTCGGTTCTGGCTGTCAGTTTCCTCTTCATTCTACCGGGAATACGTGGTAAATCGGTAAGTGAGTTGGATCAGTTTGTCTAGAAGGCTTTTCTGTATCTACAGCTTTCTAATTTctgtgttattattaatatttttgttaaatatcagGGTCTGTACAGTAAAACCATTTAgagtaaaattatgttttttttacgttttagtGCCCTTGTTAATTTACAAACCTTGTGTTCAGTCTTTTACATCAGCTCTTTATGTCAAAGATGTATAAAATATCACAAAGGTTTTGTGCCAGTTTGTGGGgggaaaagaataataatatataatataataaaaatgtcctCTTTTTCAGAGACTGTTCTGGACGTTCAGGATAATCATTAGTTTATTTATTGGAGCTGTTTTAGTAGGTGAGtatttcaagtatttttttcAAGTTAGTCTGTAATTCAAGTTGTTGCTAGATATGGTAATATTGGCCTCAGAAATATTTTCCTATGTACCTGGAATTTAAAATGCAAGAACTACATAGCATTAGACAACATTGCATTGCTAGAGCTCTTTTCTAACCTCGCCAGTTTTTAGATGACTTTTAACCAAAGTCAAGgtgataattaaatttaattggttttttcatatatttgttaCATAATGCAAttgcattcatgcatttttaagtGTAAGAGTCTAAAAATTCAACTAGAACAATAGAATGAAATATCCCAGTAAATCCAGTTATGCTGTGTCATTTCATACAGTAAGAGCTGCTGAACTTGTATAACATAGCCTACATTTTAATTCCGTGATCTTCTTATCCATTTCAGTGTTGAATTTTACTGGAGACTGGGCTGAAGCCAGCGTGAAAGCCAACGCCAGCTACAAATCCTTCAGTAATGCTGTGGTGTCCGCTGAGGTGGGACTTCATGTGGGGCTGTATGGCATAAACATCACACTCAAAGGTAAACCGTATGAGTCATCAAGATTTATGGTCCACTTATCAAGAAGATAATTAGTCCAATTCAGGTTTCATGGGTTTCCGATATCCATTCCAACAGGCGACCCAGTATTGCAGATAAATGAGACCATTGACTACAACGAGATCTTCAGGTGGTCAAGCAGCGTAGATGAGCAGTACGATGACGCGCTGGAGCGAGGTCTTCCCAACCCCATCCTTTACATCGCAGAGAAGTTCACTCGCAACAGCGCCTGCGGCCTCATCTACCAGTACAGATACTCAGGCCGCTTCGCCTCAGCCAATCTGTGGTAAACCAACACACAGACACCACCAATGTCTTACTGTAGTGTAAAGAAACCCCATCCTATTCAACAAATTCAAACAAGCTAAAGTACAGAATGGCCTTCTCCCACAGGACGGCTTTTTGCTGCTGGCTAGTGGCCAATATCCTCTTCTCAATGCCTGTCATCCTCTACGCCGGTTATATGATGATAGCCACGGCCACTTTCATTTTCTTCTCCATGGCTTCCTTCTCAACTATATTCAATGTGATCCCATGTGACTTCAGTATAGGTGCAGAGTCCTTAAAGACAGATTACAGCCATTCCTTCTGGATCGCTTTGGCTACAGGTAAATGCTCCTTATGGGAAAGCATACCACTTTCAAAAGTGTTTGACTTGGAAAGCATATGTAAAATACAATATCAAATGATATAGATATAATCTGTGGTGACAATACTTTTGGTGAACCATTTTGGGTGAACAGAACCAATTTTATTTTCAGTCTGaggaaccttttgtgcaataTATAGTTTACTTGCATTTGAGGTTCCATGAAGACCCTTTAACATCAATGGAAACATTCATTACAGAGGttctttatagtaaaaaaaaaaaggttctttagattataaaatgttcttcGCTGTAAGAAAAATAAGAGTTCATGGGagggttcttctatggcatccaTTTAAAGCTTTATTTGAGGAGTTAGAATATTCCATGCTTTTAAGAATAAAAGTTCCAGAAGGTGGCTTTCACAGTGATGTCATAGGACCCTTTTTGAATTTCTTAAGAacatttttccactataaagaaccttttgtgcaacgACAAGGTTCTATGGATGATCTTCATGGAACCATTAATGCCAATGAAGAatctatttttgtgtgtgtttttcggTTATTTTCAGGTTTGCTGTGCGCTTTGATTGGTTTGGTGGTGGTGCTACTGGACTGTCTGTGTCCTGCGAGGATGAGGGAGGTGTTCAGTGTGGGTGTGGACAACGAGGATGACGAATGCCATACTGGTGAAGGCTACCTCAACTCAGGCTTTCTAGAGGGAGTGATCTATGATGACAGCACACAGACAGGAAATGTGTCCTTGTCTCAGCCGATCACTACATTAACAGTACGTTTCAAAGCACAAACAAATGCATTTGCATGAACATTATctgtaaagaaaaaatatttggtcatcatttactcacaatcatgttattccaaacctgtctgagtttctttcttctgtggaacacaaaagatgttctGAAGAATatacatgctgctcttttccatacaacaaaAGCATATGACTATTTACACCAAAATTGTGTCATTGTTTTAATATTCAATGTCTTCGCTGTgtgattaaatatttgtttttgtcccCCCCCCCCGCCCTATTTTTACAGAGACTCTGAGGGGCTGTGTGCTGCCATCCACAACTACTACTTGAAAACTTACACACTGAATTGCTGGGTGCAGCTGTATATAGAATTGTTACTGATCCAGCTGTTCTATACAAACTGCATATTcatatgaatatatgtatataatgcacaaaaataaaatacaaattctaaAATCTGTCTATTTCCATTATTTGTGTTACATTTCTTTTTAGTCAAATGCGATAACATTTGGCAATACCAAGAGTGAATTCATAACCATATGAGCATAATTTGTTTCATATGAAATACAGTCTGCATTGATTTTAATTGAGCCACCTGAATTTGGAAGTTCAAAGGtaatttgatttttaaatgtaaaataatgaatttataagtaatccatatgcacacacacaccattagcTAATAAAATTGAAAGTGAATTTAAATTGAAGTTCTAAAATAACTACAACTCTAAACTACACAGACATTAAAAAACTAAACTCAAAACAGAATATACAAATGAAATCgaattcaaaaataataatactatcttaatgatactaaaataacactttttttaaatcatgcataCACATGAATGCAGCTCAGGTTTTCTGATTAGTATATTCTCAGTCTTCATGCTGAAGTAGTAATCTACTGAAATGGTTCGTTCACAGTTTACAGTACCCATTTATCAaagagacactgaagactaagCATGTTCAGCAAATGTAACAGCTATCTTTGGATTTTAGCATGCTTTAGCCCA
It encodes:
- the LOC132133351 gene encoding dual oxidase maturation factor 1-like encodes the protein MTFFDGIYPFYSLQRSPFIVDISLLVVILVFSVLAVSFLFILPGIRGKSRLFWTFRIIISLFIGAVLVVLNFTGDWAEASVKANASYKSFSNAVVSAEVGLHVGLYGINITLKGDPVLQINETIDYNEIFRWSSSVDEQYDDALERGLPNPILYIAEKFTRNSACGLIYQYRYSGRFASANLWTAFCCWLVANILFSMPVILYAGYMMIATATFIFFSMASFSTIFNVIPCDFSIGAESLKTDYSHSFWIALATGLLCALIGLVVVLLDCLCPARMREVFSVGVDNEDDECHTGEGYLNSGFLEGVIYDDSTQTGNVSLSQPITTLTSTAT